In Halorubrum sp. PV6, a single window of DNA contains:
- a CDS encoding ZIP family metal transporter produces MVALDSLVFVFIAGLITALATGIGALPFFVFDSISDRGNVALWGFASGIMLAASLFGLVQEGLAEGTPTQIGVGVAAGVGLVVVAHEVLLDADIDPREYEEADFTKLVLILGVLTVHSFPEGVAVGVSFADLGLASGTQLFGFTVPLLAVFMTVAISIHNIPEGTAISIPLRAMGVSKWKMVWWAVFSSLPQPIGAVIAFAFVRTAREFLPYGFGFAAGAMIYLVLTEFIPEALETGAELPRGGKPVLLGGLALGVALMIPLNFV; encoded by the coding sequence ATGGTCGCGCTCGATTCACTCGTGTTCGTTTTTATTGCGGGACTCATTACGGCGCTCGCGACCGGTATCGGCGCGCTGCCGTTCTTCGTGTTCGATTCGATAAGCGACCGCGGCAACGTGGCGCTTTGGGGGTTCGCCTCGGGCATCATGCTCGCGGCGTCGCTGTTCGGCCTCGTCCAGGAGGGGCTCGCCGAGGGGACGCCGACCCAGATCGGCGTCGGCGTCGCCGCGGGGGTCGGCCTCGTCGTCGTCGCCCACGAAGTCCTCCTCGACGCCGACATCGACCCCCGAGAGTACGAGGAGGCCGACTTCACGAAGCTCGTGCTGATACTCGGGGTGTTGACCGTCCACAGTTTCCCCGAGGGCGTCGCCGTCGGCGTCTCCTTCGCCGACCTCGGACTGGCCAGCGGGACCCAGCTGTTCGGCTTCACCGTCCCGCTGCTCGCGGTGTTTATGACCGTCGCGATATCGATCCACAACATCCCCGAGGGGACCGCCATCTCGATTCCCCTGCGGGCGATGGGCGTCTCGAAGTGGAAGATGGTGTGGTGGGCGGTGTTCTCCAGTCTCCCGCAGCCGATCGGCGCGGTCATCGCCTTCGCGTTCGTCCGCACCGCCCGCGAGTTCCTCCCGTACGGCTTCGGCTTCGCCGCGGGCGCGATGATCTACCTCGTCCTCACCGAGTTCATCCCCGAAGCGCTCGAAACGGGCGCGGAGCTCCCGCGGGGCGGCAAGCCGGTCCTCCTCGGCGGCTTGGCGCTCGGCGTCGCGCTCATGATCCCGCTCAACTTCGTCTGA
- a CDS encoding DsbA family protein produces MSNTDAGAPDSPDSITVYSDYVCPFCYLGRQSLEAYQETREEPLAIDWHPFDLRAGQRGPDGEIDDSADTGKDEAYYEQARENVRRLQDEYDAEMAQELRTDVDSLPAQIVSVHVRETAPDSWLAFDEGVFAALWQDGRDIGDREVLADIAGDVDGLDPTIVDEALDDDDLRDRVTDLFTAARERGVSGVPTFAYDGHAARGAVPPEQIRRLVGDV; encoded by the coding sequence ATGTCGAACACCGACGCCGGAGCGCCCGACTCGCCGGACTCGATCACCGTCTACTCCGACTACGTCTGCCCGTTCTGCTACCTCGGGCGCCAGTCGCTCGAAGCGTATCAGGAGACCCGCGAGGAGCCGCTCGCGATCGACTGGCACCCGTTCGACCTCCGGGCGGGCCAGCGCGGTCCGGACGGCGAAATCGACGACAGCGCCGACACCGGCAAAGACGAGGCGTACTACGAGCAGGCCCGCGAGAACGTCCGTCGCCTGCAAGACGAGTACGACGCGGAGATGGCACAGGAGCTCCGGACCGACGTCGACTCGCTGCCCGCACAGATCGTCTCGGTCCACGTCAGAGAGACGGCCCCCGACTCGTGGCTCGCGTTCGACGAGGGGGTGTTCGCCGCGCTGTGGCAGGACGGCCGAGACATCGGCGACCGCGAGGTCCTCGCCGACATCGCGGGAGACGTCGACGGACTCGATCCCACTATCGTCGACGAGGCGCTCGACGACGACGACCTGCGCGACCGCGTCACCGACCTGTTCACCGCCGCTCGCGAGCGCGGGGTCTCCGGCGTCCCCACGTTCGCGTACGACGGTCACGCCGCGCGCGGCGCGGTCCCGCCGGAACAGATCCGACGCCTCGTCGGCGACGTGTAA
- a CDS encoding phosphatase PAP2 family protein, which produces MSRLLSVVSSLSLWVSSALLVASVAIVGPRRLYELWNDARRRLWEIRVPFAGLVAVLIASAVGRSSLQTVSELFGLRLTWAIYALEGNFVAWLQTTFATPQVTMYFSSVYVYGYVFLVAFPFIAYLALPRAATIKRLLVAYALNYGVGLVLYTVVFAHGPRNVIPEMVTSLLFTHNPNFMALTGEVNKPANVFPSLHTSLSVTVATFAVLTRRKYPLWTPIAVWLAASVVVATMYLGIHWLTDVVGGTALALGSVYLSYRFVDGDADRAEADDDPDRSEGGEATSG; this is translated from the coding sequence ATGAGCCGGCTGCTGTCGGTCGTGAGTTCGCTCTCGCTGTGGGTCAGCTCGGCGCTGCTCGTCGCGAGCGTCGCCATCGTCGGCCCCCGACGACTGTACGAACTCTGGAACGACGCGCGGCGCCGGCTGTGGGAGATCCGCGTCCCCTTCGCCGGGCTGGTGGCGGTCCTGATCGCGAGCGCCGTCGGCCGGAGTTCGCTCCAGACGGTCTCGGAGCTGTTCGGGCTCCGGCTGACGTGGGCCATCTACGCGCTGGAGGGGAACTTCGTCGCGTGGCTACAGACGACGTTCGCCACTCCGCAGGTGACGATGTACTTTTCGTCGGTGTACGTGTACGGATACGTGTTCCTCGTCGCGTTCCCGTTCATCGCGTACCTCGCGCTCCCGCGGGCGGCGACGATAAAGCGGCTCCTCGTCGCGTACGCGCTCAACTACGGCGTCGGCCTCGTGTTGTACACCGTCGTGTTCGCACACGGCCCGCGGAACGTGATTCCCGAGATGGTGACCTCGCTGCTTTTCACCCATAACCCGAATTTCATGGCCCTGACCGGAGAGGTGAACAAGCCCGCGAACGTCTTCCCCTCCCTGCACACGTCGCTTTCCGTGACCGTCGCGACGTTCGCGGTGTTGACCCGGCGGAAGTACCCGCTGTGGACGCCCATCGCCGTCTGGCTCGCGGCGAGCGTGGTCGTCGCGACGATGTACCTCGGGATCCACTGGCTCACCGACGTCGTCGGCGGGACGGCGCTCGCGCTCGGGTCGGTGTACCTCTCGTACCGGTTCGTCGACGGGGACGCCGACCGGGCCGAAGCGGACGACGACCCCGACCGATCCGAGGGAGGCGAGGCGACGAGCGGGTAG
- a CDS encoding ABC transporter substrate-binding protein produces MTRPVSRRAALAGVGLAALSAGCLGRTRNIVGRDRGSQLVLEIAAPPADTDPNAIRIARHFAENLNAVGVDARISTLGRTDLRRKVLINHNFDAYVGQFQESEPFDPDAMYAFTHSRFVTEAGWQNPFGLSDVNGVDELLARQRRSAGDDRREAVHALQQTLGELQPFTVVAFPDPLTAVREDRFENWTDRQPLSVGGLLGLERAGSVAGTEETGTVGGNDTADGNDTADGNDTADGNDTADGNDTEDSDGRSIDGLELLGDMPLTDDGEDADDGTLRLVTTDERITENWNPIAAEYRRYGTFTSLLYDRLALIDDGEVVPWLAAGWERTDDATVELSLRSADWHDGEPVTAADVAFTYEFLRDTSMGAAESPVPTPTFRGRVSAVESATAVDEETVEIAFDDVNEAVAVRALTVPILPEHVWTDRTAAASIAGIEFDAETTEAVVTNNEDPVGNGPVRFVEATPEESVTFERNPDHFLRRSADDGATSGDGTEPLAEIPERFRRKPAFDRLTIEVMGSDIAAVQAVGDGFADATVSSLGPDSVTRIGREADARLVAGQSGGFYHIGYNARRAPLSNPRFRAVLASLVDKRRLVDVAFDGYAEPAASPLAATPEWVPAALRWDDRETDPVQPFVGESGSLDAEAARDRLREAGYRYDEEGRLLAPNP; encoded by the coding sequence ATGACGCGACCAGTCAGTCGCCGAGCGGCGCTCGCGGGTGTCGGACTCGCGGCCCTGAGCGCCGGCTGTCTCGGTCGAACGCGGAACATCGTGGGGCGGGACCGGGGCTCGCAGTTGGTCCTGGAGATCGCCGCCCCGCCCGCCGACACGGACCCGAACGCGATCCGTATCGCCAGACACTTCGCCGAGAATCTGAACGCGGTCGGCGTCGACGCCCGCATCAGCACCCTCGGGCGCACCGACCTCCGGCGAAAGGTCCTCATCAACCACAACTTCGACGCGTACGTCGGGCAGTTCCAGGAATCGGAGCCGTTCGACCCGGACGCGATGTACGCGTTCACCCACTCGCGGTTCGTCACGGAGGCGGGGTGGCAGAACCCGTTCGGACTCAGCGACGTCAACGGCGTCGACGAACTGCTCGCGCGCCAGCGCCGGTCCGCCGGCGACGACCGCCGCGAGGCGGTACACGCCCTCCAGCAGACCCTCGGCGAACTCCAGCCGTTCACCGTCGTCGCGTTCCCCGACCCGCTCACCGCGGTCCGCGAGGACCGCTTCGAGAACTGGACGGATCGACAGCCGCTGTCCGTCGGCGGGCTGCTCGGTCTCGAACGCGCCGGTTCGGTGGCGGGTACGGAGGAGACGGGGACCGTCGGCGGCAACGACACCGCCGACGGCAACGACACCGCCGACGGCAACGACACCGCCGACGGCAACGACACCGCCGACGGCAACGACACCGAGGACAGCGACGGGCGCTCCATCGACGGGCTGGAGCTGCTCGGCGATATGCCGCTGACGGACGACGGTGAGGACGCGGACGACGGGACCCTCCGGCTCGTCACGACCGACGAGCGCATCACGGAGAACTGGAACCCGATCGCCGCCGAGTACCGGCGGTACGGGACGTTCACGTCGCTTCTGTACGACCGGCTCGCGCTGATCGACGACGGGGAGGTGGTCCCGTGGCTCGCCGCCGGCTGGGAGCGGACCGACGACGCGACCGTCGAGCTGTCGCTCCGATCGGCCGACTGGCACGACGGGGAGCCGGTGACGGCGGCGGACGTCGCGTTCACCTACGAGTTCCTCCGGGACACCTCGATGGGCGCCGCCGAGTCGCCGGTGCCGACCCCGACGTTCCGCGGGCGAGTGTCGGCCGTCGAGTCGGCGACCGCGGTCGACGAGGAGACGGTCGAGATCGCGTTCGACGACGTCAACGAGGCGGTGGCCGTGCGCGCGCTCACCGTGCCGATCCTCCCGGAACACGTCTGGACCGACCGGACCGCGGCGGCGTCGATCGCCGGCATCGAGTTCGACGCCGAGACCACCGAGGCCGTCGTGACGAACAACGAAGACCCGGTCGGGAACGGCCCCGTCCGCTTCGTCGAGGCCACGCCCGAGGAGTCGGTCACGTTCGAGCGCAACCCCGACCACTTCCTCCGCCGATCCGCGGACGACGGGGCGACGAGCGGGGACGGGACGGAACCGCTGGCGGAGATTCCGGAGCGGTTCCGTCGGAAGCCGGCGTTCGACCGGCTGACGATCGAGGTGATGGGGTCGGACATCGCCGCGGTACAGGCGGTCGGCGACGGGTTCGCGGACGCGACCGTTTCGAGTCTCGGGCCGGACTCGGTGACGCGGATCGGTCGCGAGGCCGACGCTCGGCTCGTCGCGGGGCAGTCCGGCGGGTTCTACCACATCGGGTACAACGCCCGCCGGGCGCCGCTTTCGAACCCGCGGTTCCGGGCGGTCCTCGCGTCGCTCGTCGACAAACGGCGCCTCGTCGACGTGGCGTTCGACGGGTACGCCGAGCCCGCCGCCTCGCCGCTCGCCGCCACGCCGGAGTGGGTGCCTGCGGCGTTGCGGTGGGACGACCGCGAGACCGACCCCGTACAGCCGTTCGTGGGTGAGTCCGGATCGCTGGACGCCGAGGCGGCCAGAGACCGGCTCCGCGAGGCCGGGTATCGATACGACGAGGAGGGGCGGCTGCTCGCGCCGAACCCATGA
- a CDS encoding replication factor A (Replication protein A protects and stabilize the intermediate ssDNA that is generated by the unwinding action of a DNA helicase at the replication fork. In addition, SSBs prevent the formation of secondary structures by single-stranded template DNA.), with amino-acid sequence MSELRQEAEAIAEQFSDHLDVDADEIEERLETLVDEYRVPVDEARRSVTNSYLEDAGMERDELGRGGSESVLVNDIDEDEQWVDLRVKLVDLWEPRSDSISQVGLVGDESGTIKFVAFKTSELPELTEGQAYELSNVVTDEYEGSYSVKLNRTTQITEIDEEIEVGDNADTVEGALVDIQSGSGLIKRCPEDDCTRVLQNGRCSEHGEVEGEFDLRIKGVLDDGETVTEVIFDREATEKLTGMGLEEAKDMAMDALDTTVVAEEMGDDVLGRYYRVTGPTFGRYVLVDEMEDPGTVDVETALIEARSI; translated from the coding sequence ATGAGCGAACTGCGACAGGAAGCGGAAGCGATAGCGGAACAGTTCTCGGACCACCTCGACGTCGACGCCGACGAAATCGAGGAGCGCTTGGAGACGCTCGTCGACGAGTACCGCGTCCCGGTCGACGAGGCGCGTCGGAGCGTCACCAACAGCTACCTCGAAGACGCCGGGATGGAGCGCGACGAGCTCGGCCGCGGCGGCAGCGAGTCGGTCCTCGTCAACGACATCGACGAAGACGAGCAGTGGGTCGACCTACGCGTGAAGCTCGTCGACCTGTGGGAGCCGCGGAGCGACTCCATCTCGCAGGTCGGGCTCGTCGGCGACGAGTCCGGCACGATCAAGTTTGTCGCTTTTAAAACGTCCGAGCTCCCCGAACTCACCGAGGGGCAGGCCTACGAGCTCTCGAACGTCGTCACCGACGAGTACGAGGGGAGCTACTCGGTGAAACTCAACCGGACCACGCAGATCACCGAGATCGACGAGGAGATCGAGGTCGGCGACAACGCCGACACCGTCGAGGGCGCGCTGGTCGACATCCAGTCCGGCTCCGGGCTCATCAAGCGGTGCCCCGAAGACGACTGCACGCGCGTCCTCCAGAACGGGCGCTGTTCCGAGCACGGCGAGGTCGAGGGCGAGTTCGACCTCCGGATCAAGGGCGTCTTAGACGACGGCGAGACCGTCACCGAGGTCATCTTCGACCGCGAGGCCACCGAGAAGCTCACCGGTATGGGCTTGGAGGAGGCCAAGGACATGGCGATGGATGCGCTCGACACCACGGTCGTCGCCGAGGAGATGGGCGACGACGTGCTCGGGCGGTACTACCGCGTCACCGGCCCCACCTTCGGCCGGTACGTCCTGGTCGACGAGATGGAGGACCCCGGCACCGTCGACGTTGAAACTGCGCTGATCGAAGCGAGGTCGATTTAA
- a CDS encoding RPA family protein: protein MSQSAPTREVARRVFASEFNDAAFTFTESDDERAPVYALLPTGESSNRVFFVGTLTEKDDVGEDAEYWRGRIVDPTGTFFVYAGQYQPEAASKLRDLEPPAYVAVVGKPRTYETDDGTVRVSVRPESITEVDAATRDRWVAETARRTVERVAAFDDEGNEYARMAREEYDLDPQTYKDAALSALADLDENDGDELAGDGAASDDPASDESDPAGTPEL from the coding sequence ATGAGCCAATCCGCACCCACCCGAGAGGTCGCCCGGCGCGTGTTCGCGAGCGAGTTCAACGACGCCGCCTTCACGTTCACCGAGTCCGACGACGAGCGAGCGCCCGTCTACGCGCTGCTGCCGACGGGCGAGTCGTCGAACCGCGTGTTCTTCGTCGGCACGCTCACCGAGAAGGACGACGTCGGCGAAGACGCCGAGTACTGGCGCGGCCGCATCGTCGATCCGACGGGCACGTTCTTCGTGTACGCCGGCCAGTACCAGCCCGAAGCCGCGTCGAAGCTCCGCGATCTGGAGCCGCCGGCCTACGTCGCAGTCGTGGGGAAACCCCGGACGTACGAGACCGACGACGGCACCGTCCGGGTCTCCGTCCGCCCCGAGTCGATCACCGAAGTCGACGCCGCCACCCGCGACCGCTGGGTCGCGGAGACGGCCCGCCGAACCGTCGAGCGCGTCGCCGCGTTCGACGACGAGGGTAACGAGTACGCGCGCATGGCCCGCGAGGAGTACGACCTGGACCCCCAGACGTACAAAGACGCCGCGCTGTCGGCGTTAGCGGACCTCGACGAGAACGACGGGGACGAACTCGCCGGCGACGGCGCCGCGAGCGACGACCCCGCCTCGGACGAGAGCGACCCGGCCGGGACGCCGGAACTCTGA
- a CDS encoding CopG family transcriptional regulator yields the protein MGNKNKTISFRVNEDAFETLRDIAEERDISLSAVFRDYVETLVAHDGQVRVIPEAELDSMGESGESFPPKIEVPKSFVREHERLELEADHLREQLEEHKRYVNYLREQLEDGDEDVIQLEDLDGEPDEPSFRLG from the coding sequence ATGGGCAACAAGAACAAGACGATCTCGTTCCGCGTCAACGAGGACGCGTTCGAGACCCTCCGCGACATCGCCGAGGAGCGAGACATCTCGCTGTCGGCGGTCTTCCGGGACTACGTGGAAACGCTCGTTGCCCACGACGGACAGGTCCGCGTCATCCCGGAGGCGGAGCTTGACAGCATGGGCGAGAGCGGGGAGTCGTTCCCCCCGAAGATCGAGGTCCCGAAGAGTTTCGTGCGCGAACACGAGCGACTGGAGCTCGAAGCCGATCACCTCCGGGAACAGCTCGAAGAGCACAAACGCTACGTCAACTACCTCCGCGAGCAGTTGGAGGACGGCGACGAAGACGTGATCCAGCTCGAAGATCTCGACGGCGAACCCGACGAACCCTCCTTCCGGCTCGGCTAG
- the pdhA gene encoding pyruvate dehydrogenase (acetyl-transferring) E1 component subunit alpha, with protein MSVFDRAYDDPVRVLDEDGTVVGDVPDLDDEALVDIYRQMRLARHFDGRAVSLQRQGRMGTYPPLSGQEGAQVGSAAALAEDDWLVPSYREHGAALVRGLPLKQTLLYWMGHEAGNATPEDVNVFPVAVPIASQIPHATGAAWASKIRGDNDAFLCYFGDGATSEGDFHEGVNFAGVFDTPTVFFCNNNQWAISVPRERQTRSATLAQKAEAYGIDGVQVDGMDPLAVYSVTTAALEKARDPETDRPRPTLIEAVQYRFGAHTTADDPTVYRDADEVERWKAKDPIPRLESYLRSEGILDDERVAEIEAAVETRVADAIEAAESESRPRPKEMFEHAYAERPPELERQYEAFAAFHEAHGDEAFLEE; from the coding sequence GTGAGCGTGTTCGACAGGGCGTACGACGATCCGGTCCGCGTACTCGACGAGGACGGGACGGTCGTCGGCGATGTGCCGGACCTCGACGACGAGGCGCTCGTCGATATCTACCGGCAGATGCGGCTGGCGCGGCACTTCGACGGGCGCGCCGTGAGCCTCCAGCGACAGGGGCGCATGGGGACGTACCCGCCGCTTTCCGGACAGGAAGGCGCGCAGGTCGGCTCCGCGGCGGCGCTCGCCGAAGACGACTGGCTGGTGCCCTCGTACCGCGAACACGGCGCCGCCCTCGTCCGCGGGCTCCCGCTGAAACAGACGCTGCTCTACTGGATGGGCCACGAGGCGGGTAACGCGACCCCCGAAGACGTGAACGTCTTCCCGGTCGCGGTCCCCATCGCCTCGCAGATCCCGCACGCCACCGGGGCGGCGTGGGCCTCGAAAATCCGCGGCGACAACGACGCGTTCCTCTGTTACTTCGGTGACGGCGCGACCAGCGAGGGCGACTTCCACGAGGGGGTCAACTTCGCCGGCGTGTTCGACACCCCGACCGTCTTCTTCTGTAACAACAACCAGTGGGCCATCTCCGTGCCGCGCGAGCGACAGACGCGGAGCGCGACGCTGGCCCAGAAGGCGGAGGCGTACGGCATCGACGGGGTGCAGGTCGACGGGATGGACCCGCTCGCGGTGTACAGCGTCACGACGGCCGCCCTGGAGAAGGCTCGCGACCCCGAGACGGACCGCCCCCGCCCGACGCTCATCGAGGCCGTCCAGTACCGGTTCGGCGCGCACACGACCGCCGACGACCCGACGGTCTACCGCGATGCGGACGAGGTGGAACGCTGGAAGGCGAAAGACCCGATCCCCCGACTCGAGTCGTACCTCCGCTCGGAGGGAATCCTCGACGACGAGCGGGTCGCCGAAATCGAGGCCGCCGTCGAGACGCGGGTGGCCGACGCCATCGAGGCGGCGGAGTCCGAGTCCCGACCCCGGCCGAAAGAGATGTTCGAACACGCGTACGCGGAGCGCCCGCCGGAGCTCGAACGACAGTACGAGGCGTTCGCGGCGTTCCACGAGGCGCACGGCGACGAAGCGTTCCTGGAGGAGTAA
- a CDS encoding alpha-ketoacid dehydrogenase subunit beta, producing MSDTQNLTVVQAIRDGLYTEMREDDEVLVLGQDVGKNGGVFRATEGLFDEFGGDRVVDTPLAESGIVGAAVGMAAMGLKPVPEIQFSGFMYPGFDQIVSHMARFRARSRGRFSLPMTLRAPYGGGIRAPEHHSESKEAFYAHEAGLKVAIPSTPSDAKGLLAASIRDPDPVIFLEPKLIYRAFRDEVPEEPYTVPLGEAATRREGDDVAVFTYGAMTRPTLEAAERLAEDGIECEVVDLRTISPLDREAIVSAFEATGRAVVVHEAPKTGGVAAEITAILQEEALLYQEAPVKRVTGFDVPYPLYALEDYYLPSATRIEEGIREAVEF from the coding sequence ATGAGCGACACACAGAACCTCACCGTGGTACAGGCGATTCGAGACGGATTGTACACCGAGATGCGCGAGGACGACGAGGTCCTCGTGTTGGGTCAGGACGTGGGGAAAAACGGCGGCGTCTTCCGCGCGACCGAGGGGCTGTTCGACGAGTTCGGCGGCGACCGCGTCGTCGACACCCCCCTCGCCGAGTCGGGCATCGTCGGGGCCGCGGTCGGCATGGCAGCGATGGGGCTCAAACCCGTCCCCGAGATCCAGTTTTCGGGGTTCATGTACCCCGGATTCGACCAGATCGTCTCCCACATGGCCCGGTTCCGGGCCCGGAGCCGCGGGCGGTTCTCCCTCCCGATGACGCTGCGCGCGCCCTACGGCGGCGGCATCCGCGCGCCGGAACACCACTCGGAGTCGAAGGAGGCGTTCTACGCCCACGAGGCGGGGCTGAAGGTCGCCATCCCCTCGACGCCGTCCGACGCGAAGGGGCTGTTGGCGGCGTCGATCCGGGACCCGGACCCGGTGATCTTCCTGGAGCCGAAGCTCATCTACCGGGCGTTCCGCGACGAGGTGCCCGAGGAGCCGTACACCGTTCCGCTCGGCGAGGCGGCCACCCGTCGCGAGGGCGACGACGTGGCGGTGTTCACCTACGGCGCCATGACGCGCCCGACGCTGGAGGCCGCAGAGCGCCTCGCCGAGGACGGAATCGAGTGTGAAGTCGTCGATCTGCGCACCATCTCCCCGCTCGACCGCGAGGCGATCGTCTCGGCGTTCGAGGCGACCGGGCGCGCCGTCGTCGTCCACGAGGCGCCGAAGACCGGCGGGGTCGCGGCCGAGATCACGGCGATCCTTCAGGAGGAGGCGCTGCTGTACCAGGAGGCACCGGTGAAACGCGTCACGGGCTTCGACGTGCCGTACCCGCTGTACGCGCTGGAAGACTACTACCTCCCGTCTGCGACCCGTATCGAGGAGGGTATCAGGGAGGCGGTGGAGTTCTAA
- a CDS encoding 2-oxo acid dehydrogenase subunit E2 — MTVEEFRLPDVGEGVAEGELVSWLVSPGDRVEEDQPVAEVETDKALVEVPSSYDGLVEELFVEEGDVVPVGDVIISFRVDEDGAADEADEADDAETEDADAGATEAPETDADATDTDATDAEPPTPSGRTFAPPSARRLARELGVDIGAVDGSGPGGRVSEADVRAHAEAADADDGPTVGSADAGPAPKPAPTPADTGSGRKSAVNKRGASESDATGDAAPAPDADASEPAGRDTTLATPATRKVARELGVDIDDVPTDERRDGEAFVTGEHVRAYAEGSASGGEDGSAPQPKALDLDDTTAATDAATDADATNVGADETVPYRGVRRTIGKQMERSKYTAPHVTHHDTVAVDALVEAREELKPKAEAAGVSLTYMPFVMKAIVAGLKEYPSLNSELREDDEEIVLKGDYNLGIAVATDAGLMVPVVEDVDEKGLFELAEEISDLASRARDRKITAAEMQGGTFSITNFGAIGGEYATPIINYPETAILGLGAIEERPVARDGEVVAAPTLPLSLSIDHRVIDGAVAAEFANTVMEHLEHPLLLLTQ, encoded by the coding sequence ATGACAGTCGAGGAGTTCAGGCTGCCGGACGTCGGTGAGGGAGTCGCCGAAGGCGAGTTGGTCTCGTGGCTCGTCTCACCGGGCGACCGCGTCGAGGAGGACCAGCCGGTCGCGGAGGTCGAGACGGACAAGGCGCTCGTCGAGGTCCCGTCGAGCTACGACGGGCTCGTCGAGGAGCTGTTCGTCGAGGAGGGCGACGTGGTCCCCGTCGGCGACGTGATCATCTCGTTCCGCGTCGACGAGGACGGCGCGGCCGACGAGGCCGACGAGGCCGACGACGCGGAGACGGAGGACGCCGACGCGGGCGCGACCGAGGCGCCGGAGACGGACGCGGACGCGACCGACACGGACGCGACCGACGCCGAGCCGCCGACGCCGTCCGGCCGGACGTTCGCGCCCCCTTCGGCCCGACGGCTCGCCCGCGAGCTGGGCGTCGACATCGGCGCCGTCGACGGGAGCGGTCCCGGCGGTCGCGTCAGCGAGGCGGACGTGCGAGCCCACGCGGAAGCCGCCGACGCCGACGACGGTCCTACCGTCGGATCCGCCGACGCCGGTCCGGCACCGAAGCCCGCACCGACGCCGGCAGACACCGGATCCGGCCGGAAGTCGGCCGTGAACAAACGCGGCGCGAGCGAGTCGGACGCGACCGGCGACGCGGCTCCGGCCCCCGACGCGGACGCGTCGGAGCCGGCCGGCCGCGACACGACGCTCGCGACGCCCGCGACGCGGAAGGTCGCCCGCGAGTTGGGCGTCGACATCGACGACGTGCCGACCGACGAGCGCCGGGACGGCGAGGCGTTCGTCACCGGCGAGCACGTTCGGGCGTACGCCGAGGGGTCGGCCTCGGGGGGAGAGGACGGCTCCGCACCCCAGCCGAAGGCCCTCGACCTCGACGACACGACCGCGGCGACCGACGCCGCCACCGACGCCGACGCTACCAACGTCGGGGCCGACGAGACGGTCCCCTATCGAGGGGTCCGGCGTACCATCGGCAAACAGATGGAGCGGTCGAAGTACACCGCGCCGCACGTCACCCACCACGACACCGTCGCGGTCGACGCCCTCGTGGAGGCTCGCGAGGAGCTGAAGCCGAAGGCGGAGGCGGCGGGCGTGAGCCTCACCTACATGCCGTTCGTGATGAAGGCCATCGTCGCGGGGCTCAAGGAGTACCCCTCGCTCAACAGCGAACTGCGCGAAGACGACGAGGAGATCGTCTTGAAAGGCGACTACAACCTCGGTATCGCGGTCGCGACCGACGCCGGCCTGATGGTTCCGGTCGTCGAGGACGTCGACGAGAAGGGGCTCTTCGAGCTGGCCGAGGAGATCAGCGACCTCGCCTCGCGCGCCCGTGACCGCAAGATCACGGCGGCGGAGATGCAGGGCGGCACCTTCTCTATCACCAACTTCGGCGCCATCGGCGGGGAGTACGCCACGCCGATCATCAACTACCCCGAAACCGCAATCTTGGGCCTCGGGGCCATCGAGGAGCGGCCGGTCGCCCGCGACGGCGAGGTCGTCGCGGCGCCGACGCTGCCCCTGTCGCTGTCTATCGACCACCGCGTCATCGACGGCGCGGTCGCGGCCGAGTTCGCGAACACCGTGATGGAACACCTTGAACACCCGCTGCTGCTGTTGACACAATAA